DNA sequence from the Raineyella sp. LH-20 genome:
TCGCCGCCGTCACCTTCGGAGCCGCCGCGGTCAGCGCGCTGGTGCTCGGCGGGCCGACCGGGCGGATCGGCGCCCGTACGGTGATGGTGGCGGTGTCCCTGGGCGGCGCGGTCGGTCTGGGCGTGCTGGCCCTGGCAGGCTCCTTCGCCTGGGTCGTGGTGGCCGCCGTCGTGTCCGGTGCCGCGCAGGCACTCTCCAACCCGGCCACCAACCGGGTGGTCGCCGCACTGCCCGCCCACCGCCGCGGCGCCCTGATCGGGTGGAAGCAGTCCGGTGTGCAGATGGCCCAGTTGCTCGCCGGCGTCCTCGCTCCCGCGATCGCCGTCCTGGCCGGCTGGCGGTGGGCGGCCGCGGTCGGCATGGTGATCGCACTGCTGGCCGCCGCCACCTCGCTGGCCATCCGGCCGGAACGGGCGCCGCAGTCCGCGGCGGTCGCCGAGGGGGCTGGCACCTGGACCTCGGTGGCCACCCTCACCGCCTACACCTTCTGCATGGGCTTCGGGCTCCAGGCGACCAACGCCTACCTGCCACTCTTCGCCCACCGCCAGCTCGGCTTCTCCGTGCCGACCGCCGGGGCGACCGCCGCCGTGATCGGCGCCGTCGGGGTGGCCAGCCGGATCGTGTGGGCCCGCGCCGCCCATCGCGACGGGCTGCGCGCCCACACCCTGACCCTGCTCGCCCTGGGTGCCGCCCTCGGCGTCGGGCTCGGGCTGGCCGCCACCGTGGCCGGCGGCTGGCTGGTCTGGGTCGGTGCGGCCATCTTCGGCGCCGCAGCCCTCGCCTCCAACGCGGTGACCATGGTCGCGCTGGTCCGCACCGTGCCGCCCGCCCTGCTGAGCGCGGCGACCGGGCTGCTCGTCACCGGCATGTACGTCGGCTTCGCCACCGGCCCGCTGACCTTCGGTCTCGCCCTCGAGAGCGGGGTGGCCTTCCCGGCCGCCTGGCTCGTCCCGCTGCTCGCCTTCGGGCTGGCCGCCGTGATCGGCCTGCCCACTCCCCTGACCCGTCCCCTCCGCGACTCCTGACCCGAGTGCTCCTGACCCGAGCGCTCCCGACCCGTACGACCCACACCTGCACCACCACTCCCAGAGAGGAAGCAACGATGCTCACCCACGAACAGAACGACCTGCTCACCCAGACCGGCCCGGGCACGCCCATGGGCACCCTCTTCCGGCGCTACTGGATCCCCGCGCTGCACGCCTCCGAGCTCGCCGAGCCGGACGGCGACCCGGTCCGCATCAAGCTGCTCGGCGAAGAGCTCGTCGCCTTCCGCGACAGCGACGGGCGTCTCGGCCTGCTCGACGAGTTCTGCAGCCACCGCACCGCCTCGCTCTACTTCGGTCGCAACGAGGAATGCGGCCTGCGCTGCGCCTACCACGGCTGGAAGTACGACGTGGACGGCAACTGTGTCGACATGCCGTCGGAGCCGGAGGGCACCACGTTCCGCCAGCGGATCAAGCAGCGCGCCTACAAGGCCGTCGAGGCCGGCGGCCTGATCTGGGCCTACCTGGGCGACCCGGCCAAGGAGCCGCCGCTGCCCAGCCTGGAGTGGATGGGCCTCAACCCGGAGAAGCGGTTCGTCTCCAAGCGGCGCCAGTTCTCCAACTACCTGCAGGCGATGGAAGGCGGCATCGACTCCAGCCACGTCTCCTTCGCCCACCGCTACAACCTCGACAACGATCCACTGCACGCCGGCACCGAGGGCAACAAGTACCTCAAGGCCGACACCCGGCCGAAGTTCGAGGTGGCCGAGTCCGACGGCGGTCTGCTGATCGGCGCCCGCCGCACCGCGGACGAGGACACCTACTACTGGCGGATCACCCAGTGGATGATGCCCTGGTACACGATCATCCCGCCGTTCGGCACCCACAACCCGATGGGCGGCCACGCCTGGGTGCCGATCGACGACGACAGCTGCTACGCCTGGAGCTGGAACTACCACCCGACCCAGGACTTCGGCGAACGCGAGCTCGACGCCCTGCAGTCCGGTGACGGCATCCACGTCAAGTACAAGCCGGGCACCTACGATCCGCTGGCCGACAAGGCCAACGACTACCTGATGGACCGCGCCGCCCAGCGCCGCAAGGAGACCTTCTCCGGCATCGCCGGCATCGCCGCCCAGGACTTCTCCCTGCAGGAGTCGATGGGTGAGATCTGCGACCGGACGAAGGAGCGCCTCGGCACCTCCGACGCGGCCATCATCCTCGCCCGTCGCCGCCTGCTCGCCGCCCTCGACGACCTCGAGTCCGACGACCTGCCCGGGCTCGCCCCCGAGCACACCCACGTACGGTCGGCCTCGATCCTGCTGCCGAAGGACGTCCCCTTCCAGGAAGGGGCCAAGGACGTCCTCGTGGTGAAGCCCGGCGAGAACTTCTACTCCATCTGATCGGAACATCCATGCGCACACTCCCCCAGCGCCTCCGCGCGGTGGCGGCGGTCCTGGCCGCCACCGTGGCGGCCACCACCCTGGCCGGCTGCAGCGGCGTCGCCGCCGGAGCGACCTCCTGCGAGGGCGTCAAGGTCGAGGCCGGCATCACCAACAGCCTCTCCGACGCCCTGCTCTACATCGCCAAGGACAAGGGGTACTTCGCCGCTGAAGGCCTCAACGTCACGCTGCGGCCGTTCAAGTCCGCCGGCGAGATGATCCCCTACCTCGCCGCCGGTCACCTGGCCGTCGGCGCCGGCGCACCGTCGGCCGGCTTCTACAACGGCATCGCCCGTGGCATCGACGTCAAGATCGTCGCGGACAAGGGCGAGCTGGTCACCGACTACGACTACATGCCGCTGCTGGTCCGCAAGGAACTCGTCGACTCCGGCAGGGTGAAGAGCGTCGCCGACCTCAAGGGGCTCAGTGTCGCCGAGCCCGCGCCCGGCACCGCGACCGCGTCGACCGCCTCGGGGCTGCTGGAGGCGAACGGACTGACCTACAACGACGTCAGGCACACCTTCCTCGGCTTCCCCGACCACGTCGCGGCGCTGCAGAACGGATCCGTCGACGCCTCACTGACCACCGAGCCGGCCGCCACCAAAGCGCTGGCCACCGGTGCGGCGGTCAAGCTGGCCGACTCGACCACGGTCTACAACAACCAGCAGTTGGCGGTGCTCCTCTACAGCGGCGACTTCGGCAAGAAGCAGCACGCGGCCGCGCAGTGCTTCATGAACGCGTACGCCCATGCGGCGCGGGACTACAGCACCGCGGTGGAGCGGGGCAAGTGGGCCGGGCCGGGCGCCGACGAGGTCGCCGGGATCATCGCCAGGAACGTCAAGAGCCAGCCGGCCGCGATCAAGAAGACGGTCCCGAGCTACGTCGATCCGGACGCCGCTCTGAACGTCGAGAGCCTGAAGAAGGACTACGCGTTCTTCGTCAAGCAGAAGTTGTATAAGGGCAGGTCCCAGATCGATTTCGATTCGCTGGTCGACACCAGCTTCGTTGAGGCGGCCGCGAAGACCGCGAGGGGTAACTGATATGAGCACCGTCGTCGAAGAGCAGCAGAGCCAGGGCCGCCGCAGCGCCGTCCGGGCCACCCAGGTCACGCACCGCAGCGGGCCGAGCAGGAACACCCTGCTGACCATCTCCATCGTCTCCTCGATCGGCCTGCTGGTCGTCTGGGAGATCCTGTCCCGGACCGGGGTGTTGGACACCCGCTTCTTCCCCGCCCCGACGCTGTCTTCCGGTCGCTGTGGAACGAGGCGATGAGCGGCCAGCTGTGGGGCCAGTCCCAGCACAGCCTGGCCCGGCTGGTGATCGGCTTCCTGATCGGGGCCGTGCCCGCGGTGATCATCGGCGTCCTGATGGGCCTGTCGAAGTCGATCAGCGCCGCGCTGCGTCCGATCATCTCGGCGCTCTACCCGGTGCCGAAGAGCGCCGTCCTGCCGCTGTTCCTGCTGTTCTTCGGTCTGGGCGAGGACACCATCTGGTACTTCGTCGCGATGGGCGGCTTCTTCCCGGTCGTCATCAACACCTTCACCGGGGTCGCCAACGTGGCCCCGATCTACTACGACGTGGCGCACAACTTCGGCGCCAAGCGGGGCCGGGTCTTCTGGACGGTGGCCCTGCCGGGCGCGATGCCCAACATCATCACCGGCCTCGAGCTCGGCGCCGGCATGGGCCTGATCATGCTCGCGATCGCCGAGATGATGGGCGGCCAGGGCAACGGCTGGGGCTTCATGGTCTGGAACTCGTTCCAGCTGTTCAACATCGAGTCGATGTACGCCTACCTGCTGGTCTTCGCGATCGTCGGCTTCGTGCTCGCGGTCGTCGTCGGATACGTGGGTCGCAAGCTCACTCCGTGGATCACCCGTCACTGACGCCCCCCGACCCAACGAAACGGATTGTCACCATGTCCCACACCATCGCCTCGGCGAACCCGACCACCACGGCCACCGGCGACATCAAGATCAGGATCCGCGGCCTCGACAAGCGGTTCACCGTCCCGGGCGGCCACGTCGTGACCGCGTTGGAGAACTTCGACCTGGACGTCCCCACCGGCCAGTTCCTCACCATCGTCGGCCCGTCCGGCTGCGGCAAGACGACCTTCCTGCGGATGCTCGCCGGCCTGGAGACCCCGACCGCCGGCACCATCGACGTCAACGTCGGCAGCGCGGGTCGCCCCGAGAACGCCATGGTCTTCCAGGGCGACTCGATCTTCCCGTGGATGAACGTCTGGGACAACGCGGCGTACGGCCTGACCGTACGGCGCGTGCCGAAGGCCCAGATCAAGGAGACCGTCGGGCACTACCTCGAGGCGACCGGCCTGACGAAGTTCGCCGACGCCTATCCCCACCAGCTCTCCGGCGGCATGCGCCAGCGGGTGTCGATCGCCCGGGCGTTCGCCAACGACCCGGAGATCCTGCTGATGGACGAGCCGTTCTCGGCGCTCGACGAGCAGAACAAGACGCTGCTGCAGGCCGAGCTGCTGCGGATCTGGGACGAGACCCGCAAGACGGTCGTCTTCATCACCCACTCGGTGGACGAGGCGGTCACGCTGAGCGACCGGATCATGGTGATGAGCGCCCAGCCGGGCACGGCCAAGGCCTTCATCGACGTGCCGTTCGAGCGGCCCCGCGACGTCCTGCAACTGCGCCACGAACCGCAGTACGGCGAGATCGTCTTCGACATCTGGGGCCAGCTGCGCGAAGAGGTCCGCAAGGCCAAGCAGCAGGCCGACGACCGTGCCGCGAAGAAGCGCGGGCAGCGACGCCGATGACCGCCCTGCATGTCCGCGCCGCCGTCAGCGACGGCGCCGGCAGCACCGTCGTCCGGGAGCTCACCCTCCCGGACACGGTGAGCCGGTTGCGGGTGGAGTCCTCCGCGGTCTGCGGCACCGACGTCATGCTCCACCAGCGCGGTCTCCGGGCGCCCGCGGTGCTCGGTCACCACACGATCGGGCGGATCGACCACCTCACCGAGGCCGACGCCGAGGCGCTGGGCCTCGAGGTCGGCACCCGGGTCGCGGTCGAGGAGTACGTCGGCTGCGGCCGCTGTGCCGAGTGCCGGGCCGGCCGCTACCGGCTGTGCCCGTCGGTCGACCTGTGGACCGGCGGCGAGCGGGTCGGGATGATCCCCGTCTCGCGCGGCTCCGGGCTGCACGGCGGCAACGCCGAATACCTGGAGCTGTCCGCCCGACACGCCCTGCACCGCCTGCCCGACCGGCTCACCGTCGACGAGGCCGCTTGGACGCTGCCCCTGGCCAACGCGGTCGACTGGACGCTGGACGCCGGCGGTGTCGGGCCCGGGTCCACGGTGGCGATCATCGGCCCGGGCTACCACGGGCTGTCCTGCGTGGCGGCCGCCGTCGCGGCCGGCGCCGAGACGGTGGTCGCGATCGCCCGGACGTCGAGCGCGCACCGGCTCGAGCTGGCCCGCCAACTCGGCGCCGTCACCGAACGCAACGACGACCCCGACCACGACGTGGTCGACGTCGTCCGGGAGACGTACGGTCCGCTGGATGCCGTCATCGACACCATCGGCCGGCCCGAGACGATGGCGTCCGGGCTGCGGATGCTGGGTCGCTTCGGGGTGCTGGTGATCGCCGGTCTGGCCGGCGGCGACGTGGCCCTCGATCCCACCGCGATCGTCCGCAACCTGGTGACGGTCCGGGGCGTACGCGGCCGCTCCCCGCAGGCGGTCGAACGCGCCATCGCCCTGCTCGCCGCCGGTGGCACCGGACTGGAGCGGATCCCGTCGTACTACGTGCCGCTGGAGGGCGTCGGCGGCACCCTGCGGGACATGGCCGAGGGCCGTGCCCCGGTCACTCCTCACGTCGTGGTCGACCCGTGGCTGCGGGTCACCGATCCCATCCCCACCGAGTCCCCGAAGGAGATCCGATGAACCCCCTGCGCCGTTCCTATGAAGCCCGCGTGCTGGTCGTCCCGCTCGGTCCCGGCAGCGCCCGACTGGCCGAGGACCTGGTCACCCTCGGTGTCGAGCGGGTGCAGGTGCTGACCGATCCCGATCCGGTCGCCGCGCTGACCCGGCCGCTCGGCGAGGCCGGCTGGCAGCCGCCGTCGCCGGCCGGCACCGGTCAGGTCGCCGAGGCCGCCGACATGGTGGTGCTGGTCGGCACCGATCTGGCCCAGGTGCCCGAGGACGTCGTCCGCGAGGTCTGCACCGCGGCCCGCGTCGGCGGCGACCTGATCGCCGCCGTGCTGGTGGCCCCCGAGCGCTGGCAGGAGCCGGCCGGTGCCTCCGCGATGGTCACCCTGCGCCAGGAGGTCGACATGCTGGTGTCCGTACGCAGCCCGAAGCTGCTCGCCGCTCTGCTCGACGTGTTGCGCGGCGGCGCCCGGCCGCAGGACTACCCGGAGATGACCGTCGAGGAGGTGTCGGCATGACCGGCGAGGACCAGGACTTCTTCGAGGTCACCGTCAGCAAGGCGACGCTGGAGGCCGAGGGCGTCATCTCGCTGGAGATGGTCCCGGACCGTGGCCTGCTGCCGGCGTACGAACCGGGCTCGCACCTCGACATCGAGCTGCCGTCCGGCCTGGTCCGGCAGTACAGCCTGTGCAGCCCGCCGTCGGACCTCAGCTTCTACCGGATCGCGGTGCTGCTGGAGCCCGAGGGCCGCGGCGGCTCCCAGGAGATCCACGAGACCGCGCTGGTCGGCAAGCGGGTGCGGATCCGCGGCCCGCGCAACCACTTCCCGCTGGAGCCGTCGCCGCGCTACCTGTTCATCGCCGGCGGCATCGGCATCACCCCGATGCTGGCGATGGTGATCCGCGCCGAGCGGGAGAAGTCGCCGTACGAACTGGTGTATTTCGGCCGGCGCCTGGAGAGCTTGGCCTTCCGCAAGAAGTTGGCCACCGGACCGCACGTCAAGGTGCTGGTGACCGGGGACACCGGGCGCCCCGACCTCGCCGGCATCATCAACGGCGTCACCGACGACACGCTCATCTACGCCTGTGGACCGATCGAGATGCTCAAGGACGTCGAGGACTTCTGCGAGCAGGCCGGGCGGACCCCCCAGCTGCGGACCGAACGGTTCACCTCCGACGGCGAAGCGGCCGCCGAGGCGGCCAGCGGCGACTCCTTCGAGGTGGTGCTGCAGCGCTCCGGCGCGGTGCTGACCGTCGGGCCCGACCAGGGGCTGCTCGAGGTCATCCGGGATCACTGCGAGGTGATGACCTCCTGCGAGGACGGCTACTGCGGCACCTGCGAGACCACCGTGCTGGAGGGCGTCCCGGAGCACCACGACACCATCCTCAACGAGAAGGAGCGCGCCGCGGGCAGGACGATGATGGTCTGCGTGGGCCGCTCGAAGACACCGCGGCTGGTCCTCGATCTCTGAGTCGTACGGTCCCCTGGGGCGTACGACTCCCTGAGGCGCACGACTCACGGGGACGTGCGGCCCCCTGACACGTTCAGCCCTCCGGGACGTACGACTCCCCGGGACGTGCGGGCCCACTGACACGTACGGCTCCCCGGGACGTACGGGCCCACTGACACGTACGACTCCCCGGGACGTACGGGCCCACTGACACGTACGACTCCCCGGGACGTACGCCCCGCGCGGAGTCCCTGGTCGGACGGCGCCGGTCCCGGTCAGCCGTCGACGGCCTGTCCGGCGAGGTCCTCCTCGATCGCTCGCACCGCAGCGAGCAGATCCGGAAGGACCTCGTCGTGCAATTGCTGCACCGTCGTCCGGGTGACGTGAGTGGAGACGTTGACGGCCGCCACGGCGCGACCGTCCGGACCATGGACGGCGACGGCGATCGAGCGCAACGCCGGATCGAGCTCCTGGTCGGTGACGGAGTAGCCGTCCTCCCGCGCCCGGCGGACCACCCTGGCGACATCCTCGGGGGTGGTCACCGTCGCCGCGGTCCCCGGCGCCGCGACCAGCGGCTCGCCCTGCAGCCGGGCCAGGTAGTCCTGCAGCTCAGCGTCCGACAGATCGGCCAGCAGCACCCGCCCGCTCGACATCGAATACGCCGGGAACCGGCTGCCGACGGCGATGTTGACGTTCATCAGCCGCGGGCCCTTGACCCGGTCGACGTAGACGACGCTGTCCCGGTCGAGCACGGTCAACGAGCAGGTGTCCCGGACCCGTTCGGCGAGGTCGGACAGGTGCGGATGGGCGATCCGCGGCAGCGCGAGCACCTCGAGGTAGGTGTCGCCGAGTTCCATGATCCGCGGGCGCAGCCAGAACGTCGGGCCGTCGCTCGACACGTAGCCGACCCCCTCCAGCGTCAGCAGCAGCCGCCGGGCGGTGGCGCGGGTGGTGTCGGCGAGCCGGGCGATCTCGGCCAGCGACAGCGGCCGGTCGGCGCGGGCGAGGATCCCGATCACCTCGAGGCCGCGCAGCAGGGAGGCGACGGTGTCGTCTGCTCGTTGGCCGCTCGCTGGCATGTCGTGAACCCTATCCGGTGCAGTGGCCCGCCGACATCGAACGGCCCGATCCCCGGGCCTGGGCGGCTGTGCCCGGGTGGGCTGATTCGCCCCGGGGTTCCTCGCCGCCGCGCCTTCAACAGCCTTCGCCACCGCAACGCGCGAGTTGCAGTCAGCCGCCGCGCTTTCAGTCAACTGCGGCGCTTTCAGTCAACTGCCGCGCTTTCAGTCAACTGCCGCGCTTTCAGTCAACTGCGGCCTGCCGGCGGGCCGCGGATCGCTGAAACAGCGGCGGCTGGCAGAAGGAGCATCCGCATCCGCAGCGGAGTGGCGACGAGGTCCTGCAGGCCGACCCGGATCAAGCGGCGGAGGACCTGGTCGTATGACCGGTCGGGATCGGCGAGCAGTTCAGTGGTCAGGGCACCGACTGAGGTCATCGTGGGCATCCTTCGAGGCTCCTTGGCCATTAGCCCGAAACCACGGTGACCCGTCTCGCGAGCCTGACACTCAAGGACGCGCCCACGGGCCACCGCAGGATTCACACCATGCCAAGGGCCTCATCCGGCACAAACGCTCGGCTCTTCACCTCGCCCACGCGTTCGTGCTGAATGACAGGCACATGTGCGCGGGCGAAACGCAGAGGTCATCGAATGTGTCTGAGCCGGTGCAGCGGGAGGCACCGCGCCGAGCCACCCGTGCCACCGTCGGGTCCCGGTCGCGGCGCAGGGTGCGGTTCCTCACGCGTGTTCCGCCGGGAGACCCTGCACAACCGACGCACGTGATGATCGCCACACCCTTGTTGAACATGACTGTACGAGTTACTGTGGAGACCTGACCAGACGTCGTCGAGTCGAGGACGACCGGGATGAACGAGCCACAGATCCCACCAGACCGTGTCGCCGAGGTGACCCCCACCTCCCCGGCCTCCACGTCCGCCCCGCCCACTGCTTCCAGCGCGGACTCGATCCCGGCTTCGGACCCGATCCCGGACTCGGCCTCGGCCGCAACCCCGCCCGCGACCCCGACCATGGCCCCGCCCCGGACCCCGCCCCCGGCCCGGACCCCGATCCCGGTCTCCGCGGCGCCCGCAGCCCCCGCGTCCGCGCCGCCGCGGGCCGGGTTCCGGACCTTCCTCCATGTCCTCGCCAACACGGCGGTGGCCAATGTCACCACGAGCTTCCTGTGGTTCGGCCTGACGTTCTGGATCTACGCCGAGACCCGCAACGTGATCGCGACCGGGGTGATCGGTGCGGCGTACCTGCTGTTCATCTCCCTGTTCAGCATGTTCTTCGGCACCGTGGTCGACCGGTTCCGCAAGAAGACCGTGATGGTGTCGGCGACCCTCGCCGCACTGGCGGTCTTCGGTCTCGATGCCGGGTTCTTCTTCGCGGTCGGCGCGGAGCGGATCGTCGATCTGAGGTTGCCGTGGTTCTGGGTCTTCGCCGTCGTGATGCTGGCGGGCTCGGTGGTGGAGCAACTGCGCACCATCGCACTGGCGACGACCGTCACCCTGCTGGTGCCCGAGGACCGCCACGCCAACGCGAACGGGCTGGTCGGGTCGGTCCAGGGCGTGACGATGGTGGTCACCAGCGTGTTCAGCGGCCTGTCCGTCGGGTTCCTGGGGATGGGCTGGACGCTCCTCATCGGCCTTGCCGCGATCGCCCTCACGCTGCTCCACCTCGCACCGCTGCCGATCCCCGAGGCGCGTCCCGCAGCGGCGACCTCCTCCTCTGCATGGGTGGACCTGCGCGGTGGCTGGCTCGCGGTCCGGGCCGTCCGGGGGCTGTTCGCCCTGGTGCTGTTCACCACGGTCAACAACCTGTTCAGCGGCGTCGCGGGTGCGGTGATGGACCCGTACGGCATCGACCGGTTCGGCGTCCAGGGGTGGGGGATCTGGTTCGCGGTGGCCTCCACCGGCTTCATCGGCGGCGGCGCGCTCGTCGCGGCGGTCGGGCTCGGGAAGAACCCGGTCCGCACCATGCTGCTGGCCGCCGGCGCGCTCGGGGCCGCCGGGGCGCTGTCCACGTTCCGCGAGTGGGGATGGCTCTACGTCCTGGGACTGTGGCTGTTCATGGCTCTGGTGCCCGCGGCCGAGGCCGCCGAACAGACGGTGATCCAACGTCTGGTGCCGTACGAGAAGCAGGGTCGGGTGTTCGGGTTCGCGATGACCTTCGAAATGGCCGTCGCCCCGGTGATGAGCCTGCTGACCGCTCCGCTCGCGCAGTGGTGGATCATCCCGGCGCTGCGCACCGACGCCGGACGACGGCAGTGGCAGTGGCTGCTCGGTGCCGGGGACGACCGCGGCATCGCGCTCATCCTGCTGGTCGCCGGCCTCGGCTGCGTCCTGCTCGCCCTGGGCTCGATGCTCACCCCGCAGTACCGGGCACTGTCCGCGAGCTTCCGGGCGGCCCCCGACCCGCCCGGTCAGACCGCCCGGCGGCGGAGTGTCGGTGCCGCGGATTAGGCTCGGGCCACAACCGCATCGAGGAAGGACGAACGGCATGACCGACGCCGGACCCAACCCGTACGTGGTGGACATCGAGGCCGCCACCATCGACAACACTTACTTCCGCGACACCCTGTGGACCGGGACCAACCTGCAGATGACCGTGATGGCGATCGAGCCCGGTGGCGAGGTCGGCGGGGAGATCCACGACGACCACGACCAGTTCATCCGGATCGAGCAGGGTCGGGCCCGGGTGGTGATGGGGCCGGCCAAGGACGACTACACCCTCGACCAGGAGGTCACCGATGACTGGGCCATCCTCATCCCGGCGGGCAGCTACCACAACGTGATCAACGTCGGGGAGGAGCCGCTCAAGCTCTACTCGCTCTACGCCCCGCCGGAGCACACGCCGGGCACTCGCCACATCACCGCGCAGGACGCCCTCGAGGATCCGCAGGAGACCGACCTGGTCGGGTGAGTTCCGGCCGGCCGGCGGGCACAATGACCGCATGACCGATCCGCAGGACAAGGCGTCCCGTTCGACCCCCCAGCCGACGAGCACCTCCGCCACCTCGCCCGTCGCGTCACCCCGTGACTGGGATGCCGCGACGTACGGCGCGCTGCCCCTGCCGCACGTCGGCTGGGGTCGGCGGGTGCTGGATCGGCTGCGTCCGGTGGACGGGGAGACGATCCTGGAGCTCGGCTGCGGCACCGGGCGCGACGCCGCGGTGCTGCTGGCCGAGCATCCGGGATGCCGGCTGGTCGCCCTGGACGGCTCGCCGCGGATGCTGACCGCCGCCGCCCAGACCCTGGCGCCGTACGCGGAGCGGGTCGTGCTGCGGCAGGCCGATCTGCGGGAGGGCTTCACCGTGGGCGAGCCGGTGGACGCGGTGATGAGCGTCGCCACGCTGCACTGGATCCCGGATCACGGGCCGGTGTTCCGCTCCGTCGCAGCGGCGCTGCGTCCCGGTGGCCGGTTCGTCGTCGACGCCGGGGGCGAGGGCCAACTGGAACGGGTCCATCGCGCCGCCCGGCTGGTCGGCGGCGCCACCCAGCCCGCCGAGACGACCCATTTCGCCGGCGTCGAGGAGACCCGGGCCGCTCTCGGGGCGGCCGGCTTCGTGGACGTGGCGGTCCGGCTGCGCCCCGAGCCGCTGGTCCTCGACGAGGCGACGCTGCGGCCGTTCCTGGCCACGATCATCCTCGGCGAGGTGCTGCGCGGCATGCCCGAGGAGGACCGCGACGCGTACGTCGACGCCGTGGCCCGGGCGATGGACGAGCCGGTGATCGACTACGTACGTCTCGAGTTCGAGGCCCGTCGGCCCTGAGTCCCGGAGCAGTCCCGCCACCGGCACGGGCCGCAGCCCGCTGACCGGCGCCGAGGTCGTCGGATCAGCCCGGGAAGACCCGTACCGACCCGACGACCCGGACGCCGACCCGGTCCCCGGGCGACGGCGGCTGCAGTCCGATCACCCGGGCCCGCAGACCGGGT
Encoded proteins:
- a CDS encoding MFS transporter is translated as MNEPQIPPDRVAEVTPTSPASTSAPPTASSADSIPASDPIPDSASAATPPATPTMAPPRTPPPARTPIPVSAAPAAPASAPPRAGFRTFLHVLANTAVANVTTSFLWFGLTFWIYAETRNVIATGVIGAAYLLFISLFSMFFGTVVDRFRKKTVMVSATLAALAVFGLDAGFFFAVGAERIVDLRLPWFWVFAVVMLAGSVVEQLRTIALATTVTLLVPEDRHANANGLVGSVQGVTMVVTSVFSGLSVGFLGMGWTLLIGLAAIALTLLHLAPLPIPEARPAAATSSSAWVDLRGGWLAVRAVRGLFALVLFTTVNNLFSGVAGAVMDPYGIDRFGVQGWGIWFAVASTGFIGGGALVAAVGLGKNPVRTMLLAAGALGAAGALSTFREWGWLYVLGLWLFMALVPAAEAAEQTVIQRLVPYEKQGRVFGFAMTFEMAVAPVMSLLTAPLAQWWIIPALRTDAGRRQWQWLLGAGDDRGIALILLVAGLGCVLLALGSMLTPQYRALSASFRAAPDPPGQTARRRSVGAAD
- a CDS encoding methyltransferase, whose amino-acid sequence is MTDPQDKASRSTPQPTSTSATSPVASPRDWDAATYGALPLPHVGWGRRVLDRLRPVDGETILELGCGTGRDAAVLLAEHPGCRLVALDGSPRMLTAAAQTLAPYAERVVLRQADLREGFTVGEPVDAVMSVATLHWIPDHGPVFRSVAAALRPGGRFVVDAGGEGQLERVHRAARLVGGATQPAETTHFAGVEETRAALGAAGFVDVAVRLRPEPLVLDEATLRPFLATIILGEVLRGMPEEDRDAYVDAVARAMDEPVIDYVRLEFEARRP
- a CDS encoding cupin domain-containing protein: MTDAGPNPYVVDIEAATIDNTYFRDTLWTGTNLQMTVMAIEPGGEVGGEIHDDHDQFIRIEQGRARVVMGPAKDDYTLDQEVTDDWAILIPAGSYHNVINVGEEPLKLYSLYAPPEHTPGTRHITAQDALEDPQETDLVG